In the Salvia miltiorrhiza cultivar Shanhuang (shh) chromosome 8, IMPLAD_Smil_shh, whole genome shotgun sequence genome, TTTCTTTTCAAGTTTGTTAATCATTGTTTTGTAAACAGGGAAACCTCCTTTTAGGTAATTCTTGAGATAAGACATCCTCTTATTTCTTTTCCTGAGCAAGAAAGTATTAACATTGTGCAGGTAGAAAAAATGAAGGAGATAGCCAAGCTTAAGGCAAAAGAGGAGAAGAAAAGACTGGAATCCGAGGTAAGGACTCTTATATCTTTGTAGGCATTTAAGCTATTTGAATAACTGGAAAGTTGTGCATCTTCAATAGTTGGAAAAGTCTTGATTATTCTACATTACTATATTGATTATAGATTTTTTCACATAtatatttcaattgttttaagGTTGCTCATTTGATGTGGCTGCATTTGCTGCTTCTGCCTGATCAATTGAGTGTGTtaattctttttcttgttttctttgtttctcAAGATATGGAATCATAactatgtatatatgtatgtttcAATTTCAGCTTGAGCTGGTGTTGATTGTCGAAAAGCTGCAGGAACTACGTTCTCTCagaatacaaaaaatgaaaaaacaagGTGAAAAACATGAACTTATAGATGAGACGGATACTCTGTATTTCTTTTACGAGTAGGACTTTTAGGCATTTTGTCAACTTTCTAGAGAGGCTCTATCTTTTCAAAATAACTAAGAGGTGAAATCTACAATTGCCAAGCATCGTCAGAAAATGAATTAAACAGCTTGCTCAATCCATGAATGGCACCATGCAGGCCATTTTCTTCCAGAAGAGGATGACAAATTTCTTGAACGAGTTAGAGCTGCAGTTGAGGAGGAAGAGCGACTATCAATGGCTGCTGTGGATACAGATGCTGCTAAAGATGCTATTGCTACTATTAAGGAATCAAGAAAACACATCAAGAGTCATACACCAGATGCAAAACAACCAGACGTCAATGATAGTGGAGATACAGAAACCCAAAACCAGAAACCTGATACAGACAGCGACAGGATTTCAAAGAACACCTCCCATGATGAATCTAGAAAACCTAATGCCGCTGGACCTGGTTTTGGCAGTGCCTACGATTCCGTTGCTAATTTACCCATGGAATTTTACCATTATTATCATGGTAGTAACACCGATATGGGCACACTCATCGAGGTAATTCCtataagaaattttattgaacttcTGTCTTGCTATGATATTTTCCCTCATATGGGTGGAGTTGTCATTGTACTGCTTTATAATCCTCCACGGCTCCACTATAGAAGCTTCTTGTTACTATTGGTCTTGCTTCACTTACCTAGTTACCTTTCTCTGTGTAGTTGATTATATTTGAGGATAAGCTATTATGAATCAACTCAGCATCAGTTGGTGAAAATCTTTTAAGATTATTGTTAGTCAATCTAAAGAAATTATTCTGTTGCTATAATTCGTTTTATCCTTTATTTTAGGTGAGAAGAACATGGGATGCATACATAAGACCTGGAGGAAGGTATGTGAATCTCATCCTCGCTGTTCAACTGCTATTTTTTACGACAACCAACTCAATTTATCTGTTTCTTTATCAAGTTTTTTTACTTGTTTTGGAACTTGGATGCAGCCGCACACCAGGGCACTGGGTTCAACCGCCACCTCCAGCAGATGAGATATGGGCATCCTACTTGGTAAAACCTAAATGATCTTAACCTCGGATGGGAAGCTGGCTTTGCCGAATAAGCTCCCTTGCTGGCATGTCTAGCCACTGGACGTCCTTCTTGGCTCTGAGAAGTCGAGAACTGAAAATGACGCGAGGCTAGGAGGTCTTCATCTTGATGGAATAGATTATAGAACAAGAAGAATGCTAATGATCTCAGGAGACATCGTGTtcccaattctctctctctctctctcagcatTCAACTTCAATTTAGAAAAAGGCCAATGGAGTTGAAAAGCCTAGTTGCTGTGCATGGTTCTGCTCAATTTTTTGTGCAATATTAGAAGGAGAATTGGAAGCCGCCGCAGAGATAATTTTGAAGGAGTTTATGAGTTCTGAAAACATCTTTTAAATCCTCTCGATCTTGCGATTAATTCGTTCCCTGCTGTACTATAAAAACTTTTTTGCTCAATTTTATGTAAATTGATATCAAGTTTTGCTCAAAATATGTCAcaattttcaattaattcagTTCGCAGGGATCaatattgaaaattgaaatcaCAAAGCACGACCAGTCACACACGCGTAGATTCGAAAGAGCGTTTAAAGAAGTGGGAAGTTTGGTTGATGAAATTCCAGCATCCCCAAATCTTAACGAGCATGATTTCATATTTGAAAATGTTAAATGGTGATTCTATTTATAGCGCTCATTTTACTCGCCCATATTAAATTTAGagttatttaaatcaaaatacaaGAATTTCTTCagtcacttttttattttacacacgaattttaaaaattactccatcggttccaacttttagtatccatttaagagtgacacgagttttaataaagtgattgggtatgttgtgagtggaatgatAGCTGGTATGCAAGAACGAAATTAAAAGGGAATGCAATAAATTTTGGAATGGAATGACAATGAGAATAAAATGGAATGTGATGAGGACTgtaatactcatcagcgctgtgcttagcaataccAGAGCATACCCCAACTCTGCCGaggagccagagcagagctaaccgcCCTGCCAGAAGCAGAGCTCAACCCGCCTCGCCATAGCAGAGCTGCCTGCCCTGCAAGAGTTACCAAAGACAGGCTACCAGAATGCCTTCGCAAGGCCTGAGACCAGCAATGAAGGGACTGGGCAGCGCAGACGAAGGGACTTGGCGGCGCAGACTACCCAAGCTACTTGCCAGCACAGACCcgcctgcgcagctcaagggaactactcaacacgggcaacgaaggacagcgcagatgggtcaaatcaagactaaagttaagtgtattaaggcattaaagggcctaaatccaattattagagttcatgggcctagcctaaggcctttagggctcactctcacatctataaatagaaggtttatAGCATTGGATGATTATGGTTTATTTgggagcaacacacttgtaaaatgtaattatctcaAAGCATAGTAGAAGAGCTCGCAAacacccgtggatgtaggtcttaacgaccgaaccacgtaaatcatgtctcgattattgctttttagattaggtgttggtttcatgcttcATCCGAATGAAATATAGGATTCTCATGGTTGGTATTTGTAAGGAATGAATGgatataaatgaaataaaattaacacaataataataataataataaaatgtaacaactaataattaataataaataataatattaattattattattattattattattattattattattattttattttttacaaatattattattattaattattatttaataattttactactattattatttttatttttattatattatattatattatattatattattattaaaattattttattttttacaattattattatttattatattaataaaattaaattattttactattattattattattatttaaaataaataaatttttattattgagtAATATCATATCCGTAGAAATGCACAATACCATGTGGGAATGGACGCATGAGAATAGGTATTCCATCAGAAATGACGATTCTCATCACAAAGACcgtatcagccataggattgggAATAGACGCAtgaatcaccattccattcctacATACCAGCAATGCCCTAAGAGTAGGGCTGACAATTTTCGACACGACACGAAAGCACGATACGAAAtcgcacgaaattaatgggttagtgacacgcacgataaggttcgggtcgacctgataatttcgtgtcgggttcgggtaacccgatagaattaaatttttattaaatatttatttttaattttttattcatgatttttttctACACTTTAGTTTAgcttttattaaatatttacttgtatttattattattattattattattattattattattattgatgtgAATGAATTTGGGCAAATCAGATCAGGTTGTTATCAGATCAGCTCTAAATTCGTGTTGTCATCATGTTGTAATCTGATCGTGTTACTATCGTGTCGTGTCAACACGCTTTGAATCATGTTGTTATCGGATTCGTGTCGGGTTCGAGTTTAGGTAAATCGTGTTgggttcgtgtcgggttcgggCATTCCCTTAACAGGTCGGGTCaatatcaggtcgacccgataacgaTCCGAAGTGGAACAAGAGTCCacttacttttactaaaaatagaaatggacaCCAAAATGTGGGatgaccaaaaaaggaaatatggatactaaaattGGGGCAGATgtagtatattttaaatcatgaactGTAAAATtcgttcaatttttttcataattatgtTTCCCCTTAGTATAATGCTCTAATTAGAAGACTAATTTGAGTAAAAACATCAAAACGATGTCATTTAACTATAATACGATTTAGTTTAATTACGCAATGTTGAAACGACACCGATTTTACTAAGACACGTGTATATATGCGTGGCATGTTAAATGACATGTCAGATTTTAGGATGTCGAAAttgaattttatgaaaaaaattgaactaGTTGtaaaattcattatttaaaatGTACTAGTAAATTTTAAGATTAGTGTGCaaaatgaaaaagtgactaaAATTCGTGTTTGTGGGTGCAATTGAGCCTTAAATTTTATGGTTACTCTTCATAGTCCATGGGCCTTAGCTGGCCTAGTGGGCCTAGTGGGCCCAAAACTTGACGAGCGCAGTATATACGATAATTCTGTATACGATGTGGTGTAGTGGGCCTTGTTGCAAGCCTATTTTTGATATAGCCAAGCAAAGGATTGGCCCACTTATCTATTTTATTACATCACCCGACGAATACCGAGATTTGCAAATTCCAGgtcagataatattattatttttatttgtttttatttattttcgttgTCTCTCTCTCAGTCAGATCTAGCGTAGCATCAAAACCCCttaaatcaaatcaaaaatTCAATTCAATCTCGTCAAGTTTCCCCCTAAGAATTTTCTCCTCattttttttgccaaattcCGAATTCTAGGTGGAGCGGAAAGAGGGAAATTGAGATTTTGGCGCGTAAATCTCGATGCCGATGTGGAGCTCGGTGGCGAATTTGAAGGAAAGTCTGAGTAAAATCGCACTGGATGTCCATGACGACGACGATGAAGAGCTATCACTGTACACTTCTCCGCCGCGCGATCAATCCGACAACGCCAGTTCAGGTTCGGAGCCGAGAGTTTCTCGCAATTCCAGTGCACCGACGCATTCGCCAATCGTCAATGGATTTGATTCCCCTTCTAATCACGAGGTATTTAGGATTCATTTGTGTTTTATTAGTTTGATCTCACTTTGGATTTGTTTtcgtgtgttgtgtgtgtgggttgggggggggggggatatTTATCGACATCTTATTTTCATCTTAATGTATTTACTTGCCCGATTCTAGAGTTTATGATGAAGGCAGCAAGTGCTGTGGCTTGTGATTCGTGATAAGCAGTTCATCTTTATTTTTGTGCTTCTTTGATGGATCATGTGACTTAATCAGTTATTTTGGACAAGAGTATTTTGTATTATTCTGAACATATTTTTGTTGTCTAAAAAGAAGCGAGAAATATGTTCAAATGGTGCAAGTCATTTATTTGGCCACGGTGGAGCTCTTTTTCCTTTATGCTTCTTGGTTTTGAACATTTTTTCCCCCTAATATTCGTCCGCTATTTTATCAGATTGAGCTGtacaaaacaaaaattaagaagCTTCAGGAATCTGAGTCAGAAATAAAGGCTCTCTCAGTTAATTATGCGGCTTTACTGAAGGAAAAAGAGGTACAACGATCTTCTGCTATCATAAGATTTATAACTACCATCTTCTGATTTATTTTCTCTAAATAAGTACTGTCGAGAGATATTTTGAGTTCAATCAGGCGCGTCCTGATTTTATGTGCGCTGTCAAAGTTTGATGGTTATAAATGCTTATCTATCCCTACCCAATAACAATGTTTCTCATGCTGATTGCTAATGTCTCTCCACTTGGTAAGAGCTGCGTGTCGCCAGTTGCACCGATTATCAGTCTTCTTAATTCTTATTGTATAAATCCTGAGATTGGAATATTGAGTTGACCTCTTGTTGCCTGTTACTCGCAAATTAAGTTAACTCATATGTCAAGGTTTTGTTTGGTGATGGGATTCTTACGTGGCTATGTCCTGGGCTTTCAAGTTGAACTGTCTCTTATGCAGTTTCTTGATTTTATTCTTGGCAGGATCAGATTTTGAGATTGACTGAAGAAAATGGCTCACTGAAACAGAATCTTCTTAGCACAAATGCTGCTCATGGTGCACCTAAAACTGTTCTGAAGGTGGATAGACTAGTTGAAACTGATCGTATTTCAGTTATATGATTTTTGGGATAATATTCAGATCTAATCAAATGTAGTTGTGCTTTTATTCGTCTTCTATTGAGTTAATATTTATGAtcacatttaaataattttgtatTCGACTTGTCAAGAAATATATACATCAGTTATGGAGACAAAATCAACTCTGGTAAGTAGGCATTCTGAAGGTTGTTTTGGATTATTACTGCCTACCTTGTGTAGACGTAGTTAGCTATAGGACTTGAGTGATGAGAAGAAAGTCCAACACAATGTGATAACAACATATATTGTATAAATTTCACCAAACTTCTTTGCAGCAATTTCAGCTTTGATATTGTTTGCTGTCTGATTGATACTAAAATTCCTCAGGGTAATGGTGATATGTCCCCTAATCGGTATAGTAAAGCTGCAACAAAATACCGTGGTGCTGGAAGCACATTGCCTAATGGTATTGTGACAAAGCATGATGGGTTAAGCAATGGGACAACTTCAACCAATTCAAGGGTAGGAGAACCATTCTTTTCCCCAGTTAGGGAGGTTATGTGCCTGTCTCTAATGCTTGGCATTTGTTTGTTTTATAACTCTCAATTTTTTTACCCTCTAATAGGAATTATGAGTAATCTACTACGCATGCTTCTAAACTAATCAAAACTCTTGTTGCTATCAACCTCGTGGCTTTCATGATTGGAAGTCTCTTGTTATTTCTAGAAGTGTTGAATCCTAGGAACTCTTTAGCATTACAGCGAGTTGTTGCTTTTTTAATGTCTTGTAGGAACTCGATGCAATGGAAGACAAAATTAGATCCTTCACAGTGATGCAATCAACTCATGAATCTCAAATGAAACAAATGATGGTGGAACTTGATAAAGAACGTGGCAAGCTGGCAAGTATCCAGCTGAGTTTACAAGGTACACATCTACTACTTGAAGATCTTGTTTcagagttatgcatctttggaTATTTGATTGAGTCATTTCTTCTGTTTCTAGAGGAGCAGAAGTTGAATGGATCATTTCAACAGGAGTTGAGCTCGCTAAAAGATGAGAAACATAAAGTGAGtgtttataaaatatagttGCCTTCTTGCCTCTATTATTGGTACAGCTGGGCCTCTGGCATCACTTAAAACAGTTGACaaagttaatatatatgaagTTATTTGAATGCTCTTCATAAGTGCATAGagtatgtattttttattttttttgatattATCACGCATGTACTGTGTTGCTTGTATGTGGTTCTGTTATGTACTGAAAAAATGAAACCTCTTATAACTATTCATGTATTGCTGTGAATAAAAGTTGTTgacattttcaaatttcagagATGTATATTAGATTTGGGATCCATATCAATTATAGTTACTAGTATAACCCCTTTTATTCCGCTGTAATTAGAAATAATTTCCATTAGCATTCTTATGTGGTTACGTTGTTTCTGCCTTATAGATGGTAATCTTACCCATTTCTACTTTTTTCACCTATATATTTCAGATGTTGAAAGAGATAAACAGAACACAGGATGAGTTAAGTCAGAAGATGTCAGAGATAGGAAGGTTGCAAATGGAGTTACAGAGAGGAGATCGAAGAGAACCAGACAACAACGTggagaaattgaaaaaaataattgctTCTTTGGAGAGAGAGAACATAAATATTAAGGTCTATATCTTCCTATGGTTTTCTAATAATTCCTTTCAATAATTGTTTTACATGCTTCATGTGTGTTTCAGTCGTCCTTGTATGTGTATTTTGTTTGGTTTAGCTATGTATGTGTACACATTCACAAGCATATTCATACAGACGTTGGACCTTACCAATTTTTCATGgtagaaagaaaaagaagaatttGAGGCTGCGTTAAATGCAACTCGTTCTTCTCCAGTTCGCGACGACAAACCTGATGGCCTGCATCTTTCAAGTAAACATTCAAGTAGTATGAATGAGGTATTTATTTAACCTTTTCCTGTTGTCTGATGAGCATCCCTTTTTCATTGCCCCTTTCCTAAATTCAGTTAGCTTTCATCCAAATAACTCTCTACTTTTGAGCTTTTATCTCATTCTTGCTGTTTTACTCATATGCATGTTGATTAGTTCAACATTCGTGCAATATGGTTTTACATGGATATCCATGTATGCATTTAAATTGTACAAGTTGTGCTTCAGTCTAACCAATAAAGTCTCTGCAGGGACTGCTGGAGAAGGAGGAAATGCAGAAGTCTATGCTTAAACTAGAGAATGACCTTAAGGAAGCACGTCTGCAAAAGGACAAAGCCTTGCAAGAATTGAATCGTCTCAAACAACATTTATTGGAAAAGGTTTTATCTCTTCTCCAACTTCTCTATAAGCTGACCATCATAGACAAACCAGGAAATGTGTTATTATGTTATAGAATCTGTCTGCTAAAATGTAATGACTTAATTAACTTTTAGGAATCCGAAGAATCAGAGAAAATGGACGAGGACAGTAAGATCATTGAGGAACTGCGAGGAATTAATGAACAACAAAAGGTTCAAATCTCACATTTGGAAAAGGCTCTCAAGCAGGCAATCTCCAGACATGAAGAAGTAAAAATGTCTAACAACAGTGAACTTGTGAAGGCCAAAGAAACTATAGACGAGCTTAATAGAAAATTGACTAGCTGTTTTAGCACAATAGATGCCAAGAATATGGAAGTTCTTAATCTGCAAACTGCTCTTGGCCAGTATTATGCTGAAATTGAGGCTAAGGTATGCTCTTTTTCATCAGTGACATAATATGAGCAAAGGGAAAAGAGTACATGCTTTGAATTTTATCTTTTTTCCAGGAACGTCTTGCCGAAGAGTTGTCAGTCACAAAAGAGGAATCAGCTAGACTTATCAAGCAGTTAAAGGTGTGCCTTCTTAGCTTGATCACAATATTAACATTGTTGTTATGATTTGTCTGCTCTCTACTCTGTATAAGCAAAGCATAATGAGCTTTGTATTTTATGAATTGTTTTCTACAAAGCTTGTGAGTTATAAATGAATGTTCATGCACTTGTCGTTTCTGGATTTGTATTTCGGACCGCATTCTGTAAATTTATTTAAGTTTCCGTTGCGTAAACTTCCAGGAAGCACACCAACTAGCAGAAGCATCAAAGAGGGAGAAGGAGGAGCTTTTAGGAAAGCTTTCACATGCTGATAGTGTGTTTGCTGAAGGAAAGAACAGAGTTAAGAAACTCGAGGAAGATAATGAAAAACTCCGTCGAGCTCTCGAGCAAAGCATGACAAGATTAAACAGGATGTCTGTGGACTCCGATTTTCTTGTTGACAGGTTAGTCTGCCCAGACTAAAGCCCTCATGCCATtggaatatttatttatttttatttatttatttttatttggggggggggggggggctctaTTACTGGAATTTGGAAAGCTAGCCTTAAAGAGCAGCAGGTGTCATCAATCAACAAATAACTGCCTTgtgattttttgacaattttttcGTTGCTGGAAGTTCCATTATTTTGCAACTACGTATCATGCCAATACATTTATTTACAGCCCATGAAGGCAGTAATATTCTGTTATTATTGATGGTCACATCTGCAGGCGGATTGTTATCAAATTACTGGTGACATACTTCCAGCGAAACCACAGTAAAGAGGTGCGTCTGCTTCATTCATGACTGGCCTTCCAAAACATTAGGTGGCTCGTTGAGAGCTAGTAAAGCTGTCCCAATGATGGTTTTCAAATTCCTGCCAGAATTCCCTGTCCGTCCCCTATTTAAGGAGGTGTATTTCATGCTAAGAGAGAAGCAAACTGCTGTCCTATATACAaccttgatttttatttgactGATCTCTCCAGGTTCTCGATCTAATGTGTCGCATGCTGGGATTTTCTGATGAAGAAAAGCAAAGAATTGGTGTTGCTCAGCAAGGGCCTGGCAAAGGTGTAGTTCGGGGTGTATTAGGCCTTCCAGGTCGACTTGTTGGGGGCATCCTGGGCGGCGGCAGCGCCTCTGAAGCTCATTCAGCTATGGCATCCGATGACCAGGTATTTCTTGTCCACTGCCTTTACACActcctctctctcacacacacgcTCACATGCAAACATAGACACTATTCCTTGAATGCATGTTCAGATTAGTCTTTCTCCTTAACTTGTAATTTGCACTTGTCCACTTCCATGAATATTGCGTATACAAAAAGTTTGTAATCTCCTCTCACTATGTGCCTCGTTCATATGTGAACATAGACCGTTTTCTGATGCTGTCgatatattttctaaactatTGCTGGAAAATCCTTGTTCCAGTCGTTCGCGGATTTGTGGGTGGACTTTCTTCTCACTGAGACGGAAAGGGAAAAGAGGGAGTCTGCCAATAATTCAAATCCAGATCAAAAGTCAACAGGAAACACACTTCCTTTGCCAGATTATGGAAGGACTACGCCTCCTTACCTCAACCAAAACCAAAGCCTAAATCAAATTCCCTCTTTATCTCACGGCAACTTCTTGCGACGCGAACCTTCAGATTCAGAGTTTTCGACGGTTCCCCTCACCTCATCAGAGAGTAGTTTGCAAGGCTCGAGACTACCACCGAGATACTGATTATTTATGTAAGTTCCGACTGTAAATACACAATTTTTCCACCTGTGATGCCTAAAAGTTCTTTCGATTCTTTGTCtaatttgttgaaaaaaaaaaaacgaagagaagcagcagcagcggccCATGGGAGAGTGTATGTACGGGCATTGTAAACCCTGTATGAAGGAGCCACTCACTTGAAACTTTTGGTAGACCAAAGATGAACAGATATAGATAGATTTGCTAAAGAATGTGTGAATTGTATATAGAAACACCATATCGAAACCGTAAACACAGAATTGTCCAAACTCGACATGATTTCTTTTGTTATTTGTACAAGTTCATTTGTAgcagtaatttttttatttttttttgcccTTTTTTTTGAGGGGTTTTGTAGCagtaaatttattttcaaaggATTATCATGAGAAATACAAAGGTGGTTTACTTTTGAAGattattcttaaaaaaataaataaaataatatttcctTCGTCTTATTAATAATGTTTTAATTACCATATTGAAATGtttcattaataatattttataatgtttttaataaaaaataattatttaaaatattaataacaattgattcaattaaatttatttaaaataatttttaaatatcttTCATTTATGatatgagacggagggagtaaaattaatttattactctcttcgtccacaaaaaataatccgtttttatcattttaaaattttcataaaaattaatcaatttctatttttgaaaactatCTAAACACATGATGTGGGCTCTATTATCCActtacaatataattaattattattataaacactACTTTTTAAATAGAacactttctccactcacaatacaataactatttttaataaaactcgtGAATGACGTTCCTTACTAGGATAAATTGAAACTTCGAGAActcttgataatataattttacttgattcataAGTCATTGAAAGGGTGGGATTAAAAATATCCTGATAATGAGAACAAGAATATTTAACCACGAATCTTACCAATTAAGAAAGCAAATGTCCCCCTAACTATGATATGTGAAAGAAAATTTATGAATGTAGGGTAGAAATGAACCTCAAATTCCCCTGCACATTAACTGCTTAGGTTTTGTGCTCATCTGAACATGCAAATTAACGGTAACCACAAAACCCTTTCACATCAAACTAAATGGAACTGAAGAATGCAAAATTAGACTGGAATCTGCAAGCGAAAGCAAAAAGCATATATTTGAATGTCACCATAAATCTCCCTAAGCTCGTTTCTTGTTGGGTATCTTGCTCAAGATTTTGTGGTCAAAGACGGCATACTGCTTCTGGATTTCATGCATTGCTTTCTCAGTATATGGATCGATCTTATCACCATACTTTTCGTACAAAACAGGCACGGTGTGCAGCGAAACAAATACTATGAAAAATAAGAGAAGACAAGGAAAGTCAGTTTGAATGAATCACTACCTAATAACCTGTTTATTTTGAGGTGCAACTATTCTTACTTATGTAAGACAATGTCAAGAAGCTGCAGCAGCTGCCCACAATCGAAAGAAACCAAAGGCCAAATACAACCTGATAATGAATGTCAAAATATTGGATGAACGAGAAGTAACCAAGCAATCCGATGAAATAAGGGAAGAAATGTGGAAATCAGAATTTTGAAACACAAACAAGGATCcttaactaaattaaaatctgaaactAATTGCTAGATTTGTCATGAAAAGTTTGCAATTAAGTTTCAACACTAATTTCATCATCATTACCCATCCATAGTAAATTATATATGATCTCGAGTAAAGATTAGCATGCATCGTGGGAAGGAAAATTCCTCAAGGTTCGATCACCAGCAAAGGGGTAAAGGTAAAAGCATGAGAAAGTTATTTAACTTTAGGacttgaagataaaaaaaagaaaaagaagttcAATATCCAATTAATATTACCCCAAGGAATTTCTTAAGATCCCTGCCAGATGCAATTTCTCTCATCACTGCAAACGCATGATTGATCTCAGAACGAAGAGCTGAAGCAATCTCTACAAATGGTTCCTGGGGGAGGCGAACTTCTGGAATATGGGGAGGCCACCTGCAGACACAAGTCTATATTAACTGCAACATGACATTTTCAGAGAATGAACTTACAAGGAAGCTGTTTCATGAGCTCACTTGTTAACGAAAACTGATGCATTGGACCATAAGAACGACAGAGATAGCACAAGGATAGCAACGTGGCAGATCAGAGTAAGCAAATGGTATTCGACTATTTCAAAAAGCACCCAGACTGCTGTTGCTACACCAAGCAGTGAGGCAGATATTTTCTTGTTCCTCCACAAGAACACATCAGCAGCTACAAAATAATTTCACCACACATTTGTTAGGTTTTATATTTAGATGAATACTACAGCAATCTTTTAAAACACTA is a window encoding:
- the LOC130998955 gene encoding U11/U12 small nuclear ribonucleoprotein 59 kDa protein-like translates to MNPMGMPPFNQALPPWGPPPPPQLPHMPPPSASFWTSANVSSRLKELHDTLNLAKAMQKELEMLIRMKEGDGSSEGEDFGRGNVSISRFSRFMKDNGIGVEFQETMSLSTANAVMSKLRFLLEPFRVVADENSPWEEKSAVKRLADKMEKYKRNKLWRKRKRRRVAENLAKEHEQFDKIDKEADEWRKMEIAKDIAQQKVEKMKEIAKLKAKEEKKRLESELELVLIVEKLQELRSLRIQKMKKQGHFLPEEDDKFLERVRAAVEEEERLSMAAVDTDAAKDAIATIKESRKHIKSHTPDAKQPDVNDSGDTETQNQKPDTDSDRISKNTSHDESRKPNAAGPGFGSAYDSVANLPMEFYHYYHGSNTDMGTLIEVRRTWDAYIRPGGSRTPGHWVQPPPPADEIWASYLVKPK
- the LOC130998957 gene encoding golgin candidate 4-like, with the translated sequence MPMWSSVANLKESLSKIALDVHDDDDEELSLYTSPPRDQSDNASSGSEPRVSRNSSAPTHSPIVNGFDSPSNHEIELYKTKIKKLQESESEIKALSVNYAALLKEKEDQILRLTEENGSLKQNLLSTNAAHGAPKTVLKGNGDMSPNRYSKAATKYRGAGSTLPNGIVTKHDGLSNGTTSTNSRELDAMEDKIRSFTVMQSTHESQMKQMMVELDKERGKLASIQLSLQEEQKLNGSFQQELSSLKDEKHKMLKEINRTQDELSQKMSEIGRLQMELQRGDRREPDNNVEKLKKIIASLERENINIKKEKEEFEAALNATRSSPVRDDKPDGLHLSSKHSSSMNEGLLEKEEMQKSMLKLENDLKEARLQKDKALQELNRLKQHLLEKESEESEKMDEDSKIIEELRGINEQQKVQISHLEKALKQAISRHEEVKMSNNSELVKAKETIDELNRKLTSCFSTIDAKNMEVLNLQTALGQYYAEIEAKERLAEELSVTKEESARLIKQLKEAHQLAEASKREKEELLGKLSHADSVFAEGKNRVKKLEEDNEKLRRALEQSMTRLNRMSVDSDFLVDRRIVIKLLVTYFQRNHSKEVLDLMCRMLGFSDEEKQRIGVAQQGPGKGVVRGVLGLPGRLVGGILGGGSASEAHSAMASDDQSFADLWVDFLLTETEREKRESANNSNPDQKSTGNTLPLPDYGRTTPPYLNQNQSLNQIPSLSHGNFLRREPSDSEFSTVPLTSSESSLQGSRLPPRY
- the LOC130998958 gene encoding reticulon-like protein B5; protein product: MAEQEEISDPRTESLTDKISDKIHGDGDGDVHTSSSSSSESESDHEDKKKASESSVKEKNYEVFGSEKPVHKVFGGGKPADVFLWRNKKISASLLGVATAVWVLFEIVEYHLLTLICHVAILVLSLSFLWSNASVFVNKWPPHIPEVRLPQEPFVEIASALRSEINHAFAVMREIASGRDLKKFLGVVFGLWFLSIVGSCCSFLTLSYIIFVSLHTVPVLYEKYGDKIDPYTEKAMHEIQKQYAVFDHKILSKIPNKKRA